The Petropleomorpha daqingensis genome includes a window with the following:
- a CDS encoding ABC transporter substrate-binding protein, whose product MSRTTFRRALAVLAAVPLAIGLAACGGSSAADDSASGGAPSELRLGYFANVTHAAALIGVQQGYFADELGKTKLSTQVFNAGPDEVEALFAGGLDAAYIGPSPTINAYGQSDGDAIRIISGAASGGAQLVVRDGINSPEDLKGTTLASPQLGNTQDVALRTWLTKQGLENSVDGGGDVTITPTANADVPNLFDSGELDGAWVPEPTASLLVLEHKGHVLVDEKDLWPQGQFVTTQLIVRTEFLEQYPDTVAALLRAHVKAVQFAQSDPDGAKKAVNAALDAAGGKSLKDPVLDRAWSELTVTYDPIASALETSAKNAVAAGTTEKQVDLKGIYDLRPLNEILKKQNLEPVSAGGLGEE is encoded by the coding sequence ATGTCCCGCACGACCTTCCGCCGCGCACTCGCGGTGCTGGCCGCCGTCCCGCTGGCGATCGGCCTGGCCGCCTGCGGCGGCAGCAGCGCCGCCGACGACAGCGCCTCAGGCGGCGCCCCCTCCGAGCTGCGCCTCGGCTACTTCGCCAACGTCACGCACGCCGCCGCGCTGATCGGCGTCCAGCAGGGCTACTTCGCCGACGAGCTCGGGAAGACGAAGCTGTCGACCCAGGTGTTCAACGCCGGCCCCGACGAGGTCGAGGCGCTGTTCGCCGGCGGCCTGGACGCCGCCTACATCGGCCCGAGCCCGACGATCAACGCCTACGGGCAGAGCGACGGCGACGCGATCCGGATCATCTCCGGCGCGGCGTCCGGCGGCGCGCAGCTCGTCGTCCGCGACGGCATCAACTCCCCCGAGGACCTCAAGGGCACGACGCTGGCCAGCCCCCAGCTGGGCAACACCCAGGACGTCGCCCTGCGCACCTGGCTGACGAAGCAGGGCCTGGAGAACAGCGTGGACGGCGGCGGCGACGTCACCATCACCCCGACCGCGAACGCCGACGTGCCCAACCTCTTCGACTCCGGCGAGCTCGACGGCGCCTGGGTGCCCGAGCCGACCGCCTCCCTGCTCGTCCTCGAGCACAAGGGCCACGTGCTGGTCGACGAGAAGGACCTCTGGCCGCAGGGCCAGTTCGTCACGACGCAGCTGATCGTGCGCACCGAGTTCCTCGAGCAGTACCCGGACACGGTCGCGGCGCTGCTGCGCGCGCACGTCAAGGCGGTCCAGTTCGCGCAGAGCGACCCGGACGGCGCGAAGAAGGCGGTCAACGCCGCGCTCGACGCCGCTGGCGGCAAGTCGCTCAAGGACCCGGTGCTGGACCGGGCGTGGAGCGAGCTGACGGTCACCTACGACCCGATCGCCTCGGCGCTGGAGACCTCGGCGAAGAACGCGGTCGCTGCCGGGACGACGGAGAAGCAGGTCGACCTCAAGGGGATCTACGACCTGCGGCCGCTCAACGAGATCTTGAAGAAGCAGAACCTCGAGCCGGTGTCGGCCGGCGGGCTGGGGGAGGAATGA
- a CDS encoding ABC transporter ATP-binding protein, giving the protein MTVRTQDVLTAGVGAATAAAAPAAVRVEGVSQVFGRGAPPVLDGVDLTVAPGEFVCLLGASGCGKSTLLNLIAGLLEPTAGRIEVSAERPALMFQEAALLPWLTAARNVELALQARGVGRSERRAEAERLLAVVNLGGHGGKRVHELSGGMRQRVALARALAQDSAVLLMDEPFAALDAITRDVLHQELTRVWAERQLSVVFVTHNVREAVRLGQRVVLMGSRPGRIVREWEIDISHPRTIESPAVSALAAEITTELHREISRHGH; this is encoded by the coding sequence ATGACAGTGCGCACGCAGGACGTGCTGACCGCCGGGGTGGGGGCCGCGACCGCGGCCGCCGCTCCGGCGGCGGTGCGTGTGGAGGGCGTCTCGCAGGTCTTCGGCCGCGGCGCGCCGCCGGTGCTCGACGGAGTCGACCTGACGGTGGCGCCAGGGGAGTTCGTCTGCCTGCTCGGCGCCTCGGGCTGCGGCAAGTCCACGCTGCTCAACCTGATCGCCGGGCTGCTGGAGCCGACCGCGGGCCGGATCGAGGTCTCCGCGGAGCGGCCGGCCCTGATGTTCCAGGAGGCCGCGCTGCTGCCGTGGCTGACCGCCGCGCGCAACGTGGAGCTGGCGCTGCAGGCCCGCGGGGTCGGCCGTTCCGAGCGGCGGGCCGAGGCCGAGCGGCTGCTCGCGGTGGTCAACCTGGGCGGGCACGGCGGCAAGCGGGTGCACGAGCTCTCCGGTGGCATGCGCCAGCGGGTGGCCCTCGCCCGGGCGCTGGCCCAGGACAGCGCCGTCCTGCTCATGGACGAGCCGTTCGCGGCGCTGGACGCCATCACCCGCGACGTGCTGCACCAGGAGCTCACCCGCGTCTGGGCCGAGCGGCAGCTGTCGGTGGTGTTCGTGACGCACAACGTCCGCGAGGCGGTGCGGCTCGGTCAGCGGGTCGTGCTCATGGGCTCGCGCCCCGGCCGCATCGTGCGGGAGTGGGAGATCGACATCTCGCACCCGCGCACCATCGAGTCGCCGGCGGTCAGCGCGCTCGCCGCGGAGATCACCACCGAGCTGCACCGGGAGATCAGCCGCCATGGCCATTGA
- a CDS encoding ABC transporter permease has product MAIDLRTPNVAEDRSVVAGLDELETPVAAPAGPSLGRRFVRSVLPPVVFLAVLVGVWQLVYVLKLKPSYALPGPADVADTFWHTVQDGRATEAIWTSLSRGAFGFALSLVIGTLLGLAMWSSRWLRAAIGPIVSGLQSLPSVAWVPAAIIWFQLTDAAIYTVVLLGAVPSIANGLLTGMKQVPPLFDRVGRVLGLSAIGRVRYVLLPAALPGYLGGLRQGWAFAWRSLMAAELITYSPRLGQGLGQLLNIGRELSQMSLVITSIVLILVVGVAIELLVFAPLERGVLARRGLTTSR; this is encoded by the coding sequence ATGGCCATTGACCTGCGGACGCCCAACGTCGCCGAGGACCGTTCGGTCGTCGCCGGGCTCGACGAGCTGGAGACCCCGGTCGCCGCTCCCGCCGGACCCTCGCTCGGCCGCAGGTTCGTCCGGTCGGTGCTGCCGCCGGTGGTCTTCCTCGCCGTCCTGGTCGGCGTGTGGCAGCTGGTCTACGTGCTGAAGCTGAAGCCGTCGTACGCGCTGCCCGGGCCGGCCGACGTGGCCGATACCTTCTGGCACACCGTGCAGGACGGCCGTGCGACCGAGGCCATCTGGACCAGCCTGTCGCGCGGCGCCTTCGGGTTCGCGCTGTCGCTGGTGATCGGCACGCTGCTGGGCCTGGCGATGTGGAGCAGCCGGTGGCTGCGGGCGGCGATCGGGCCGATCGTCAGCGGGCTGCAGAGCCTGCCGTCGGTGGCGTGGGTGCCGGCCGCGATCATCTGGTTCCAGCTCACCGACGCCGCGATCTACACCGTCGTCCTGCTGGGCGCCGTGCCCTCGATCGCCAACGGGCTGCTCACCGGGATGAAGCAGGTGCCGCCGCTGTTCGACCGGGTGGGCCGGGTGCTGGGCCTGTCCGCGATCGGCCGGGTGCGGTACGTGCTGCTGCCGGCCGCGCTGCCCGGCTACCTGGGCGGGCTGCGCCAGGGCTGGGCGTTCGCCTGGCGCTCGCTCATGGCGGCCGAGCTGATCACCTACTCGCCGCGGCTCGGGCAGGGGCTGGGCCAGCTGCTCAACATCGGCCGCGAGCTGTCGCAGATGTCGCTGGTGATCACGTCGATCGTGCTGATCCTCGTGGTCGGCGTGGCCATCGAGCTGCTGGTCTTCGCGCCGCTGGAGCGCGGCGTCCTCGCCCGCCGCGGCCTCACGACCAGTCGCTGA
- a CDS encoding SDR family oxidoreductase: MIVVTAAGGPTGTAVVRALRERGEAVRAVVAGRKPRPELEELGAEVVLGELTQPQPWRDLLAGMDALYLIWPNFHPDEGDGARAIFAEARRAGLPRLVYHSVLRPQARVMPHHAAKDRAEEALDVSGVPWRVLQPCAYADNFDDALAEAQRTGVLQSRWGLRQGQSLVDLRDVAEAAAVLLTEDGLDRGTFEAVGPEPLTAPRLAELMADRLGREVRAEDLVPHGDAPTSYAGRCLRSMFDHYRAHGFAGSPRVLTDLLGRAPRTFAERLADVEVAA; encoded by the coding sequence GTGATCGTGGTGACGGCGGCCGGTGGCCCTACGGGAACGGCCGTCGTCCGGGCCCTGCGCGAGCGCGGCGAGGCGGTGCGCGCCGTGGTGGCCGGCCGCAAGCCGCGCCCGGAGCTCGAGGAGCTCGGGGCGGAGGTGGTGCTGGGCGAGCTGACCCAGCCCCAGCCGTGGCGCGACCTGCTCGCCGGAATGGACGCGCTCTACCTGATCTGGCCGAACTTCCACCCCGACGAGGGCGACGGTGCGCGCGCGATCTTCGCCGAGGCGCGCCGGGCCGGCCTGCCGCGGCTGGTCTACCACTCGGTGCTGCGCCCGCAGGCCCGGGTCATGCCGCACCACGCCGCCAAGGACCGCGCGGAAGAGGCACTGGACGTCAGCGGCGTCCCCTGGCGCGTGCTGCAGCCGTGCGCCTACGCGGACAACTTCGACGACGCGCTCGCCGAGGCGCAGCGGACGGGGGTGCTGCAGAGCCGGTGGGGGCTGCGGCAGGGCCAGTCGCTGGTCGACCTGCGCGACGTCGCCGAGGCCGCGGCGGTGCTGCTCACGGAGGACGGTCTCGACCGCGGGACGTTCGAGGCGGTGGGCCCCGAGCCCCTGACCGCTCCCCGGCTGGCCGAGCTGATGGCCGATCGGCTCGGGCGGGAGGTGCGCGCCGAGGACCTCGTCCCGCACGGCGACGCCCCGACCTCCTACGCCGGCCGGTGCCTGCGCTCGATGTTCGACCACTACCGCGCGCACGGCTTCGCAGGCAGCCCGCGCGTGCTCACCGACCTGCTGGGCCGCGCGCCCAGGACCTTCGCCGAGCGCCTGGCCGATGTGGAGGTAGCCGCGTGA
- a CDS encoding MarR family winged helix-turn-helix transcriptional regulator, with translation MTIASEVRDAVDLILDQWARERPDLDCSPMGIIGRITQLQREVHLAQRATFARHGLDAPAFDVLAALRRAGAPYQLTPTALMRTALVTSGAITQRLDRLEEKGLITRERSEADGRAVVVTLTDAGRAALDAALPDHLETERALLAGLSEDDREQLADLLRRFLVSLGRLPQEP, from the coding sequence GTGACGATCGCGAGCGAGGTGCGCGACGCCGTCGACCTGATCCTCGACCAGTGGGCGCGCGAGCGGCCCGACCTGGACTGCTCGCCGATGGGCATCATCGGCCGGATCACCCAGCTGCAGCGCGAGGTGCACCTGGCGCAGCGGGCCACGTTCGCCCGGCACGGCCTGGACGCGCCGGCGTTCGACGTCCTGGCCGCGCTGCGCCGGGCGGGGGCGCCGTACCAGCTCACCCCGACCGCGCTGATGCGCACCGCGCTGGTCACCTCCGGCGCGATCACCCAGCGGCTGGACCGGCTGGAGGAGAAGGGCCTCATCACCCGGGAGCGCAGCGAGGCCGACGGGCGCGCCGTCGTCGTCACCCTCACCGATGCCGGCCGGGCCGCCCTGGACGCCGCGCTGCCCGACCACCTGGAGACCGAGCGGGCGCTGCTCGCCGGGCTGTCCGAGGACGACCGGGAGCAGCTGGCCGACCTGCTCCGCCGCTTCCTCGTGTCTCTCGGCCGCCTCCCCCAGGAGCCTTAA